One window of Rasiella rasia genomic DNA carries:
- a CDS encoding nuclear transport factor 2 family protein → MKTEEIANNLVAWCNAGEEQKCYEQLYSPNIVSVEMEGSEHQISKGMEAIAKKGQWWQENFEVHSAKTSEPTVADNWFSVRHEMDITHKPSGQRSTMQELGVYEVKDGKIVREQFFYNTEE, encoded by the coding sequence ATGAAAACTGAAGAAATTGCAAATAATTTAGTTGCCTGGTGTAATGCAGGAGAAGAGCAAAAATGCTACGAACAACTTTACAGCCCGAATATTGTAAGTGTAGAGATGGAAGGAAGCGAGCATCAAATCTCAAAAGGAATGGAAGCTATTGCCAAAAAAGGGCAATGGTGGCAGGAAAATTTTGAAGTACATAGCGCGAAAACAAGTGAACCTACAGTAGCAGATAATTGGTTTAGCGTACGGCATGAAATGGACATTACTCATAAGCCAAGCGGACAACGAAGCACTATGCAAGAATTAGGAGTGTATGAAGTAAAAGATGGAAAAATTGTGAGAGAGCAGTTTTTCTACAATACAGAAGAGTAA
- a CDS encoding DMT family transporter, which translates to MNPRILALLAATAASSIYGINHTIAKGLMPDVIGPYGFILLRVSGATLVFWLISFFYPSEKIDRKDWLRIIGCAAFGMVINMNMFFKGLELSTPINSSVIITISPVLLLILSAIILKERITWLKAMGVCLGLAGALVLILFGAKTQPNASNIPLGNLLFIVNAVSYVFYLILVKPLVAKYNSITLMKYLFLIAVFINLPIGYLQFAEVSWFSLAFEDLGALLFVVLGTTVLTYLFNIYALKQLSPSVIGAFMYLQPLIAVAFAILSGADKLTSLRLIAAILIFTGVFLTTRKKKSLTKT; encoded by the coding sequence ATGAACCCAAGAATACTTGCCTTACTTGCCGCAACGGCCGCCAGTAGTATTTATGGAATAAACCACACTATTGCAAAAGGTTTAATGCCAGATGTAATAGGTCCGTACGGCTTTATTTTATTACGTGTGAGTGGGGCAACATTGGTATTTTGGCTGATTAGTTTTTTCTACCCTTCAGAAAAAATTGATCGAAAAGATTGGCTTAGAATTATAGGGTGTGCTGCCTTTGGGATGGTTATTAATATGAATATGTTTTTTAAGGGGTTAGAACTTTCTACGCCAATTAACAGTAGTGTAATAATCACCATTTCTCCGGTACTCTTACTTATTCTTTCTGCAATTATTTTAAAAGAACGCATTACTTGGTTAAAAGCTATGGGTGTTTGTCTTGGCCTTGCAGGGGCTTTAGTTCTTATACTTTTTGGCGCAAAAACCCAGCCCAATGCCTCCAACATACCTTTAGGCAATCTGTTGTTTATTGTGAATGCCGTTTCTTATGTTTTCTACTTAATACTTGTAAAGCCACTAGTAGCAAAATACAATTCTATTACCTTAATGAAGTATTTATTTTTGATTGCAGTCTTTATTAATCTACCCATTGGGTACTTACAATTTGCTGAAGTTAGCTGGTTTTCTTTAGCGTTTGAAGATCTAGGAGCCTTACTGTTCGTTGTTTTAGGAACTACGGTACTTACCTATCTTTTCAATATTTATGCGCTTAAACAGCTTAGTCCTTCAGTTATAGGTGCATTTATGTACTTACAGCCTCTAATAGCAGTGGCGTTTGCCATTCTCTCTGGGGCAGACAAACTTACCTCACTTAGGCTCATTGCTGCTATTCTTATCTTTACAGGAGTGTTTCTAACTACAAGGAAGAAAAAAAGCTTGACAAAAACATAA
- a CDS encoding arsenate reductase family protein, which produces MKKIYYLSTCDTCKRIMKELEIPQSFIKQDLKTQGISEEEIEELYNMTHNYEALFSKRARLYKERDLKNQTLLDEDYLNLLLEHYTFLKRPIIVNNDEIFIGNSKKTVAAAKNSIHGN; this is translated from the coding sequence ATGAAAAAAATTTATTATTTAAGCACCTGCGATACTTGTAAACGCATTATGAAAGAACTAGAGATTCCTCAGTCTTTTATTAAGCAAGATTTGAAAACTCAGGGAATTTCCGAAGAAGAAATAGAAGAGCTCTATAACATGACTCATAACTACGAAGCTCTTTTTAGTAAACGCGCTCGGTTGTATAAAGAACGTGACCTTAAAAACCAGACGCTCTTAGACGAAGATTATCTCAATTTGCTTTTAGAACATTACACCTTTTTAAAGCGCCCTATTATTGTAAACAACGATGAAATATTTATAGGTAATTCTAAAAAAACTGTGGCCGCAGCTAAAAACTCTATTCACGGTAATTAA
- a CDS encoding DinB family protein produces the protein MKFTLDITLKTRKIFFHFLETLSLEQLNKIPDGFNNNVFWNIKHCVVVQQMLVYGLSSLPLHVSSEEVMRYKKGTKPEGLVAQEEVDLCKKQLFDLLKQTETDANNQLFKTYKEYTVTTKTTLTSTQEAIEFNNFHEGVHLGYVMALLKNV, from the coding sequence ATGAAATTCACGCTGGACATTACTTTAAAAACGCGAAAGATTTTTTTTCACTTTCTAGAAACATTATCGCTTGAACAGCTTAACAAAATTCCTGATGGATTTAATAACAATGTGTTTTGGAATATAAAACACTGTGTAGTAGTACAGCAAATGTTGGTATATGGATTGTCAAGCCTTCCATTGCATGTTTCTTCGGAAGAGGTGATGCGCTACAAAAAAGGAACAAAACCTGAAGGGTTGGTAGCTCAGGAGGAGGTAGATCTCTGTAAAAAACAACTTTTTGACTTACTGAAACAAACCGAAACAGATGCGAACAACCAATTGTTTAAGACCTATAAAGAATACACGGTTACAACAAAAACAACGCTTACCAGTACACAAGAAGCTATCGAGTTTAATAACTTTCATGAAGGTGTCCATCTAGGGTATGTAATGGCACTATTAAAAAACGTCTAA
- a CDS encoding DUF3298 and DUF4163 domain-containing protein, translated as MNNKIYLLLTVLALFASCKKALNTTTVIKSSKVLKSCSTMSCPDIDMEYFEVGGAEKATSAVNADIKNFVIQSLYIGEEEAGSNASTIEQAMEDFISMYRTHSAEFPDLSAEYFAEITVLPIYNSKDILSVSFRNYLYTGGAHGYGAVNYKNYHPKTGDALYYEDLFNDVDAFSKLAEAAFRTSYEIPKNGSINATGFWFEDDAFYLPETVGVSKEFIMLHYNQYEIAPYAAGPITVDIPISDVKDLLKIPVE; from the coding sequence ATGAATAACAAAATTTATCTTCTCTTAACAGTTTTGGCACTCTTTGCAAGTTGTAAGAAAGCATTGAACACAACAACAGTTATTAAGTCTTCGAAAGTTTTAAAGTCATGCAGCACCATGAGTTGCCCCGATATTGATATGGAATATTTTGAGGTTGGTGGCGCCGAGAAAGCAACATCTGCAGTAAATGCTGATATTAAAAATTTTGTGATTCAGTCCCTTTATATTGGCGAGGAAGAAGCAGGTAGTAATGCCTCTACAATAGAGCAAGCAATGGAAGATTTTATTTCTATGTATCGAACTCACAGTGCCGAGTTTCCAGACCTTTCGGCAGAATATTTTGCCGAAATTACCGTACTCCCTATTTATAACAGTAAAGACATTTTATCTGTTAGTTTTCGAAATTACCTATATACAGGAGGAGCTCATGGTTATGGCGCGGTAAACTATAAAAACTATCATCCTAAAACCGGAGATGCTCTATATTATGAAGACTTGTTTAATGATGTTGACGCATTTTCAAAGCTTGCAGAAGCTGCTTTTAGAACCTCTTATGAAATACCAAAGAACGGAAGCATTAACGCGACAGGATTTTGGTTTGAAGACGATGCGTTTTATCTTCCTGAAACGGTAGGAGTTTCTAAAGAATTTATAATGCTACATTACAACCAATACGAAATTGCCCCATATGCTGCAGGCCCTATTACGGTAGATATCCCAATTTCTGATGTAAAGGATTTGCTGAAAATCCCTGTTGAATAA
- a CDS encoding cystathionine gamma-synthase, with the protein MLLKRDTKHMKFNTKTIHGGQHDTDPAYGSVMPPIYQTSTYAQSTPGGHKGFEYSRSGNPTRAALERSLASIENGNFGLAFGSGLAAIDAVVKLLQPGDEVVSTNDLYGGSYRLFTKIFEGFGIKFHFIGMENAANIEKYITDKTKLIWVETPTNPMMNIIDIKAAAAIAKKHDILLAVDNTFATPYLQQPLDLGADIVMHSATKYLGGHSDVVMGALVVKDKELADRLYFVQNASGAVCGPQDSFLVLRGIKTLHIRMQRHCENGKAIAQYLNQHPKIEKVYWPGFADHPNHEIAKSQMRDFGGMISFVTKGNDYNEAIKIVENLKVFTLAESLGGVESLAGHPASMTHASIPKEEREKTGVVDSLIRLSVGIEDIDDLIADLEQAIG; encoded by the coding sequence ATGCTTCTAAAAAGAGATACAAAACATATGAAATTTAACACCAAAACTATACACGGAGGGCAGCACGATACAGATCCAGCTTATGGCTCTGTTATGCCTCCAATTTACCAGACTTCCACGTACGCACAATCTACTCCAGGAGGGCACAAAGGGTTCGAATATTCTCGAAGTGGAAATCCTACCAGAGCTGCTCTAGAGCGATCTTTGGCAAGTATAGAAAATGGAAATTTTGGTTTGGCATTTGGAAGTGGTTTGGCTGCAATAGATGCCGTAGTTAAGCTTTTACAACCAGGTGATGAGGTTGTTTCTACAAACGACTTGTACGGCGGTAGCTATCGTCTATTCACGAAAATATTTGAAGGTTTTGGCATTAAGTTTCATTTCATTGGAATGGAAAATGCAGCCAATATTGAAAAGTATATAACCGACAAAACAAAACTGATTTGGGTAGAAACGCCAACTAATCCAATGATGAATATTATAGACATTAAGGCAGCTGCTGCCATTGCCAAGAAGCATGATATCTTACTTGCAGTAGACAATACTTTTGCAACTCCCTACCTACAGCAACCTTTAGATTTAGGCGCAGATATCGTTATGCATAGTGCTACAAAGTACTTGGGCGGACATAGCGACGTTGTGATGGGAGCTTTGGTGGTAAAAGACAAAGAACTTGCAGATAGATTATACTTTGTGCAGAACGCGAGTGGCGCTGTTTGTGGGCCACAGGATAGTTTTTTAGTGCTTCGCGGTATTAAAACCCTTCATATACGTATGCAACGTCATTGTGAGAATGGAAAAGCTATTGCTCAGTATTTAAACCAGCACCCAAAGATAGAAAAGGTGTACTGGCCTGGTTTTGCAGACCATCCAAATCATGAAATTGCAAAATCACAAATGCGCGATTTTGGCGGCATGATTTCATTTGTGACCAAAGGGAACGATTACAATGAAGCTATAAAAATTGTTGAAAATCTTAAGGTGTTTACGTTGGCAGAGAGCCTTGGTGGCGTAGAAAGTCTGGCAGGTCACCCTGCGAGTATGACGCATGCGAGTATCCCAAAAGAGGAACGTGAAAAGACAGGTGTTGTAGATTCGTTGATAAGACTGTCTGTAGGTATCGAAGATATAGACGACCTTATTGCCGATTTAGAACAAGCTATTGGATAG
- a CDS encoding THC0290_0291 family protein, producing the protein MNTRILLLVFLLLALAKQDVYSQLGFSHEVGIITGPVALYSDFGQRNDFETNAGNVGFGVGLIHYLNFSYRADCNCYTRDTYFNDHFKIRNEIDYHKTNLEHFGRWVDPDQTGQFADQLRAMKGSTEVIEIGSQLEYFPLSIRDFAAGSYKIAPFISLGAHYVSYDPEVYSDLGELNIVGGPLATTPRKYRNAFQQEGGSTWGIVTSVGIRYKLTPLSDLMLDSRWTYYFTDYLDGLNPTLENNEEVPVPENKANEWIYWLNIGYIYYLD; encoded by the coding sequence ATGAATACCAGGATATTGCTATTGGTATTTCTCCTCTTAGCCCTTGCTAAACAGGATGTTTACAGCCAACTTGGATTTTCGCACGAAGTAGGAATTATTACCGGACCTGTTGCCCTGTATTCTGACTTTGGACAGCGAAACGACTTTGAAACCAATGCTGGTAATGTAGGCTTTGGTGTTGGACTTATTCACTACCTAAACTTTTCGTATAGAGCTGATTGTAACTGTTATACCCGTGATACATACTTTAACGATCACTTTAAAATTAGAAACGAAATAGATTACCACAAAACCAATCTAGAACATTTTGGCCGTTGGGTAGATCCAGATCAGACAGGACAATTTGCAGATCAGCTACGTGCCATGAAAGGTTCTACTGAGGTAATAGAAATTGGTTCTCAACTGGAGTATTTTCCATTAAGTATTCGTGATTTTGCTGCTGGTTCGTATAAAATTGCACCTTTTATATCGCTTGGAGCACACTATGTTAGTTATGACCCTGAAGTCTATTCAGACTTAGGAGAACTAAATATTGTGGGGGGACCACTCGCAACTACTCCTAGAAAATACCGAAATGCTTTTCAGCAAGAAGGTGGTTCTACATGGGGTATTGTAACTAGTGTGGGGATTCGCTATAAATTAACCCCATTAAGTGACTTAATGCTTGATAGTCGTTGGACCTATTACTTCACAGATTACCTTGACGGACTTAACCCGACGCTTGAAAACAATGAGGAGGTTCCTGTTCCTGAAAACAAAGCCAATGAGTGGATTTATTGGTTAAATATCGGTTATATCTACTATCTAGATTAA
- the gdhA gene encoding NADP-specific glutamate dehydrogenase, translated as MKESIKDFISEVEKRNPNEPEFIQAVTEVAETVIPFIEKNEKYQGKKLLERMVEPERTIMFRVPWTDDSGEIQVNRGYRVEFNSAIGPYKGGLRFHPSVNLSILKFLGFEQVFKNSLTTLPMGGGKGGSDFNPKGKSDAEVMRFCQSFMTELSRHIGPNTDVPAGDIGVGGREIGYMFGQYKRLRNEFTGVLTGKGITYGGSLIRPEATGYGNVYFAKNMLATKGESFKGKTVVISGSGNVAQYAAQKTMQFGGKVITMSDSGGYIVDEEGVNEEKLAFIMELKNVKRGRIKEYVDTYPSARYHEGKRPWGEKCDIALPCATQNELDESEAKALLDNGCICVSEGANMPSTPEAIEVFQKGKILFAPGKASNAGGVATSGLEMSQNSLRLNWTAQEVDEKLHNIMNDIHAACVTYGKDGDGYVDYVKGANIAGFVKIAEAMLAQGVV; from the coding sequence ATGAAAGAAAGCATTAAAGATTTTATTTCTGAAGTAGAAAAAAGAAATCCAAACGAACCTGAATTTATTCAAGCAGTGACTGAAGTTGCTGAAACTGTAATCCCATTTATAGAGAAGAATGAAAAGTACCAGGGTAAGAAATTGTTAGAGCGCATGGTAGAGCCAGAGCGTACCATTATGTTTCGTGTGCCATGGACAGACGATAGTGGAGAAATTCAGGTGAACAGAGGGTACCGAGTAGAGTTTAACTCTGCCATTGGGCCATATAAAGGTGGATTGCGTTTTCATCCATCGGTAAATCTAAGTATTCTTAAGTTTCTTGGATTTGAACAGGTATTTAAAAATAGCTTAACCACATTACCAATGGGTGGTGGTAAAGGAGGTAGCGATTTCAACCCAAAAGGAAAGAGCGATGCAGAAGTAATGCGATTTTGCCAAAGTTTTATGACAGAGCTTTCAAGACATATTGGCCCTAATACAGATGTACCTGCCGGAGATATTGGTGTGGGAGGTCGTGAAATTGGTTATATGTTTGGTCAATACAAACGTCTTCGTAACGAATTTACAGGTGTATTAACTGGTAAAGGAATCACCTACGGCGGATCGTTGATTCGTCCAGAAGCTACAGGATATGGTAATGTGTACTTTGCTAAAAACATGCTTGCTACAAAAGGCGAGAGCTTTAAAGGGAAAACGGTTGTTATTTCTGGTTCCGGTAATGTAGCACAATACGCAGCACAGAAAACTATGCAATTTGGAGGTAAAGTAATTACCATGTCAGATTCTGGTGGTTATATAGTTGATGAAGAAGGAGTGAACGAAGAGAAGCTGGCTTTTATCATGGAGCTAAAAAATGTAAAGAGAGGAAGAATTAAAGAATATGTAGATACATACCCTTCGGCTAGATACCATGAAGGAAAACGTCCTTGGGGAGAGAAATGCGACATTGCACTTCCATGTGCTACACAAAATGAGTTAGACGAAAGCGAAGCAAAAGCGCTGCTAGATAATGGTTGTATTTGTGTGAGTGAAGGAGCTAATATGCCATCTACGCCAGAGGCTATTGAAGTATTTCAAAAAGGAAAAATCCTATTTGCCCCTGGAAAAGCATCTAATGCAGGTGGTGTTGCTACCTCTGGACTAGAAATGAGCCAGAACTCATTGCGACTTAACTGGACGGCGCAGGAAGTTGATGAAAAATTACATAACATTATGAACGATATACATGCTGCCTGTGTTACCTATGGTAAAGATGGTGATGGCTATGTAGATTACGTGAAAGGTGCTAACATCGCTGGTTTTGTGAAAATAGCCGAGGCTATGCTTGCACAAGGAGTTGTATAA
- the porZ gene encoding type IX secretion system anionic LPS delivery protein PorZ, with amino-acid sequence MKYIFLLLFLTVNFASFHAQNFEDEWTGHFSYVSIQAISQGNDKIYAAAENAIFSYDLSTQEIETLSTINGLSGNLISTLYYSEEYGLLIIGYENGLMEVVIDGDENILTVVDILNKPTIPPNQKRINQFNEYDGNLYIATDFGISVFDLGLLEFGDTYFIGDLGSQINITGTAVQGSFIYAATRGNGIRRAMVNDDNLIDFEQWTQIAGGTYLGITQAGNQVYTANTNQLYSVIGGLQIVATTSEQILEINGQNNLINLTTANTLQTYDETIALVASSNSINGVDEYELQTGFSHDNKQYLGTSELGLFEIPFANSQATQILPDGPLFNSSFSIDASPGQVWVNFGDVTVSFDPFPITKKGISNLREGEWFNIPYEELTETLNKEANDLVRVKINPNNANEVFMTSFQKGILQIDDQNPIKLFDESNSSLQITDGNPNFGIRIFGLDYDRQGNLWAVQAKDEKGLIKITPEGQLIQNDISSVFNFDNPPLALTEVATTRENFVFFGANTDGLVAFNPANGQVKKIGTEIGNGNLPDNTIRALATDNNNRLWIGTLKGLRVLFNPGSFFEEGANIDTQAIIILEDGVPQELLFEQVITDIEVDGSNNKWIATASSGVFYLSPNGQETLLRFTAENSPLPSNNVQGIAIDSFTGVVYFATVNGLVAFKGTSTAPRDNLEGVYAYPNPVRPGFTGNVTIDGLTANANVKITDIEGSLVFETTSEGGSVLWDTTAFGKYKVASGVYLVIITAEDALETKISKIMVIR; translated from the coding sequence ATGAAGTACATTTTCTTATTACTTTTTCTGACAGTAAATTTTGCCAGCTTCCATGCGCAAAACTTTGAAGACGAATGGACAGGACATTTCTCTTATGTTTCTATTCAGGCAATCTCGCAAGGGAACGACAAAATATATGCGGCAGCAGAAAATGCTATTTTTTCATACGATTTATCCACGCAAGAAATAGAAACACTCTCAACCATTAACGGACTTTCAGGCAACTTAATTTCTACCCTTTACTATAGCGAAGAATATGGCTTGCTTATCATTGGCTATGAAAACGGATTAATGGAAGTGGTTATCGATGGGGATGAAAACATTTTAACAGTTGTAGATATTCTTAATAAACCCACTATTCCTCCAAATCAAAAACGTATTAATCAGTTTAATGAGTACGACGGAAATCTCTATATCGCAACAGATTTCGGTATTTCAGTTTTTGATCTTGGCCTGCTTGAGTTTGGAGATACTTATTTTATTGGCGACTTAGGATCTCAAATTAATATTACAGGAACAGCAGTGCAAGGGTCATTTATTTATGCTGCTACTAGAGGAAATGGTATAAGACGCGCCATGGTGAATGACGATAATTTGATAGATTTTGAACAATGGACTCAGATTGCCGGAGGGACATATTTAGGAATTACACAAGCTGGAAATCAAGTATATACCGCCAACACTAATCAGCTATACTCTGTGATTGGCGGCTTGCAAATAGTGGCAACAACAAGTGAACAAATTTTAGAAATTAATGGCCAAAATAATCTCATAAACCTCACTACAGCAAACACATTGCAAACCTACGATGAAACAATCGCCCTTGTTGCCTCTAGCAATAGTATAAACGGTGTAGATGAATATGAGTTACAAACAGGATTTTCTCACGATAATAAACAGTACCTCGGCACATCAGAACTAGGGCTGTTTGAAATTCCTTTTGCGAATAGTCAGGCAACACAAATCTTACCAGATGGCCCCTTGTTTAATAGCTCGTTTTCTATAGATGCCTCTCCCGGACAGGTCTGGGTGAATTTTGGAGATGTAACGGTTAGTTTCGACCCTTTTCCTATAACAAAAAAAGGGATTAGCAATTTGAGAGAAGGCGAGTGGTTTAATATTCCGTACGAGGAGCTTACCGAAACTTTAAATAAGGAAGCGAACGACTTAGTACGCGTAAAAATTAATCCGAATAATGCTAATGAGGTTTTTATGACGTCTTTTCAGAAGGGAATACTTCAAATTGACGATCAAAATCCCATTAAGTTATTTGATGAATCTAACTCGTCACTACAAATTACTGATGGAAATCCGAATTTCGGAATTCGTATTTTCGGACTAGACTACGATAGACAAGGAAATCTATGGGCGGTGCAAGCTAAAGATGAAAAGGGACTCATAAAAATTACTCCAGAAGGACAGTTAATACAGAACGATATTTCTAGTGTATTTAATTTCGACAATCCACCTTTGGCACTTACCGAAGTGGCTACTACTCGAGAGAATTTTGTTTTCTTTGGCGCAAATACCGATGGATTGGTAGCCTTTAATCCAGCAAATGGACAGGTAAAAAAGATAGGAACAGAAATTGGCAACGGAAATCTTCCAGACAATACTATTAGAGCACTAGCCACAGACAATAATAATAGATTGTGGATTGGTACTTTAAAAGGACTTCGCGTACTTTTTAATCCAGGATCATTTTTTGAAGAAGGCGCAAATATAGATACTCAGGCCATTATTATTTTAGAAGATGGCGTACCTCAAGAATTACTTTTTGAACAAGTAATTACCGATATTGAGGTAGACGGCTCAAATAACAAATGGATTGCAACAGCGAGCTCTGGAGTCTTTTACCTTTCGCCCAACGGTCAGGAAACACTACTTAGATTTACCGCAGAAAATTCACCGTTGCCTTCTAATAATGTACAGGGAATCGCTATAGACTCTTTTACTGGCGTGGTATACTTTGCTACAGTAAACGGTTTAGTAGCCTTTAAAGGCACTTCTACAGCTCCTAGAGACAATTTAGAAGGAGTATATGCCTATCCAAACCCTGTAAGACCTGGCTTTACTGGAAATGTAACTATAGATGGACTAACAGCAAACGCCAATGTAAAAATTACAGATATTGAAGGCAGTTTAGTGTTCGAAACTACTAGCGAAGGCGGAAGTGTGCTTTGGGACACCACAGCTTTTGGTAAATATAAAGTTGCTTCGGGAGTGTATTTAGTTATTATAACTGCCGAAGACGCCTTAGAGACAAAAATTTCTAAAATTATGGTGATTAGGTAA
- the recO gene encoding DNA repair protein RecO, producing MVVTTKAIVLSTLKYGESDLIAHCFTETDGRKSYLLKRVLKSKRGALKPSQFIPLTQLEIVANHKNKGTLEYIKEAKVYSPYQSLHTNVVKSSLVMFLSEILKDTIQEEEKNSPLFQFLTASFNWLDSGDSYANFHILFLLKLTQYLGFYPDTSEGVSTYFNIMDGRLQNTYANQYCEEGAHVLIFQQFFGIKFEALSQINITKIERLEVLNLLMRYYQIHLQGFKKPKSLEILNQLFQ from the coding sequence ATGGTTGTTACCACCAAGGCCATAGTGCTCTCCACCCTTAAATATGGCGAATCAGATCTTATAGCACACTGTTTCACAGAAACGGATGGTAGAAAAAGCTACTTGCTAAAGCGTGTTTTAAAAAGCAAGCGAGGTGCGTTAAAACCTTCTCAGTTTATACCGTTAACCCAATTAGAAATAGTAGCTAATCATAAAAACAAAGGAACACTTGAGTATATTAAAGAGGCAAAAGTGTATTCTCCATATCAATCACTACATACCAATGTGGTGAAATCTTCTTTAGTAATGTTTCTTTCTGAAATATTAAAAGACACCATCCAAGAAGAAGAAAAAAATAGCCCTTTATTTCAGTTTTTAACTGCATCATTTAATTGGCTAGATTCAGGTGATTCGTATGCGAATTTTCATATATTATTTTTACTGAAGTTAACCCAGTATTTAGGGTTTTATCCAGATACTTCAGAGGGGGTTTCTACCTATTTTAATATCATGGACGGACGCCTTCAAAATACATATGCCAATCAATACTGTGAGGAAGGTGCTCATGTATTAATTTTTCAGCAATTTTTCGGCATAAAATTTGAGGCATTGTCGCAAATCAATATTACTAAAATAGAGAGATTAGAGGTGCTTAATTTACTGATGCGATATTATCAAATTCACTTACAGGGTTTTAAAAAACCGAAATCTCTCGAAATACTTAACCAACTATTCCAATGA